In Sphingobacteriaceae bacterium, one genomic interval encodes:
- a CDS encoding ComF family protein, whose amino-acid sequence MIHAIKYQGNKELAIFLGELFAYDLLNDGVMSDIDVIIPIPLHSKKLKQRGYNQSEYLGKGVSNKLNKPLITDILLKAKETGTQTKLKKFERWENVGKVFEISNELLLENKHVLLVDDVITTGATLEAASQRLLQIKGLKLSIAALAFAPKR is encoded by the coding sequence ATGATACATGCCATCAAATACCAAGGAAACAAAGAATTGGCCATTTTTTTAGGGGAATTATTTGCTTATGATTTGTTAAATGATGGGGTAATGTCAGACATTGATGTGATCATCCCCATACCGCTTCACTCAAAAAAATTAAAACAAAGGGGTTATAATCAAAGCGAATACTTAGGCAAAGGAGTAAGCAATAAATTAAATAAACCTTTAATTACGGATATACTTTTAAAAGCTAAAGAAACCGGGACTCAAACCAAGCTTAAAAAATTTGAACGTTGGGAAAATGTGGGTAAGGTATTTGAAATTTCAAATGAATTGTTGCTTGAAAATAAACATGTATTGTTGGTTGATGATGTAATTACTACAGGGGCCACTTTGGAAGCTGCATCACAACGCTTATTGCAGATAAAAGGTTTAAAATTATCAATTGCAGCTTTAGCCTTTGCGCCTAAAAGATAA